TGCTTGGCGCATTCCCTTTATTTTAGGGGGTGTTTTAGGATTACTCGCCGTTTATCTTCGCCGTTATTTACAAGAAACGCCGGTCTTTTTAGAGATGCAAAAGAAAAAAGCCCTTCATGCCGGTACGCCGATGAAAACGATTCTAAAGGATTTTAGGCCCCAAGCTTTTATCGCAACTTTAAGTACTTGGCTATTAATTGCCGGCGTTGTATTAGTGCTTCTTGCGCCAAATCTGATGAAGTCAGATATGTTTGGTATGGATGCGGGATTCGTCAATAGAGCTGCGCTCATTGCGACTTTTATGAATATCGTTGGGAGCTTATCTGCGGGTTTTTTAGTGGATCGTTTTGGGCTTCGTAAAACGCTCTTTAGTTTTGCGGTACTGCTCGCCATCACAAGCTTTATCTTCTTTAACTCGTTAGGCAGTCATGATCTTTCAAAAGTCGGGATTCTCTACGCAATTGCTTCATTCTTCTTAGGAATTGTCGCTTGCGTGCCGATGATTATTATCCGTCTTTTTCCGGCAGATATTCGCCTAACTGGAATGGGGTTTTCTTACAATATCGGTAATGCAATCTTTGCAGGGTTAACCACCTTTTTGGTGCCGGTCGTTGCAGAAGTATTCCACCCGATGTTTATTGCTTACTACATTCTCTTTTTATGCGCTTTAGGAATCTTCTTAAGTATCTATCTTGGGAAGAAAAGTTTGCCGAGTTATATTTAGGATCATCGCTAGTAAATATTGGGAAGGTAAAAAAAACGGCAATCTATAAGATTGCCGTTTTTTTATCGTCCATTCGGTTTAAGAAGCACGATTTTAAAAGTAGAGTAAAATCGGTTTAAAAGAGACTGAATCAGATTGCCGGCACATCGGTTATAAGAAGCACAAGAATCGTTCTATCCGGCATTCTGCAAGTTGATTTGATTCATTCGTTTATTATTTTACTGTTTAAAACAGTGTTTTTAAACCGAATCAACTATATTTTATATAAAGTGTTGAAGACTATAACAATGCTTCCGGCGATTCAGGGAGAATCTGCCCGCCATCGATGATGATGGTTTGCCCTGTGATATATTT
The nucleotide sequence above comes from Ignatzschineria rhizosphaerae. Encoded proteins:
- a CDS encoding MFS transporter, translated to MAKRLTMQDAKTLSLSSLGGALEFYDFIVFLTFASTLKVLFFPSESELIATVMTYLTYAIAYFVRPLSGVVLAHFGDLIGRKKVFMFSLFMMAIPTLCIGLLPTYESIGYLAPVLLLTMRILQGVALGGEVPSAHVFVTEHVPSNRFGIANSAIAAGLTFGVLIGHFVSTMMSISFSAEETLSYAWRIPFILGGVLGLLAVYLRRYLQETPVFLEMQKKKALHAGTPMKTILKDFRPQAFIATLSTWLLIAGVVLVLLAPNLMKSDMFGMDAGFVNRAALIATFMNIVGSLSAGFLVDRFGLRKTLFSFAVLLAITSFIFFNSLGSHDLSKVGILYAIASFFLGIVACVPMIIIRLFPADIRLTGMGFSYNIGNAIFAGLTTFLVPVVAEVFHPMFIAYYILFLCALGIFLSIYLGKKSLPSYI